AACCAGGGCGCCACTGCCGTGCACCTGCAGCTCCCCTCCCTGCTTGGCTTTCAGCTGGCCGATGGCCGCCGCAAGGTCACCGGAGAGAACGGTCGTGTTCGCCCATTGCGGGTCGGTGATCGTGGTCGATGCGACGTACTTGGGCTGCGTGTTCAACGCAGCCCAGACGGGGCTGTCGCCCGGATCGTCCCACGTTCCCCAGGAGCCGGCGAAGATCTCGTAAGTCCGCCGGCCGAACAGGAACGCATCCGCGCGCTCGTAGATCTCGTTGAGACGCGTCATGGTCTCGTCGTCGAACAGCGGCGCGACCCATCCCCCGCGCTCGAACCCACCGCGGCGGTCCTCATCCGGCGCGCCGAGTCCTTGCATCACTCCGTCGACGGTGACGATCGTCGTGCTCGTCAATCGCATCGGTTTCCTCCTTCCCAGTTCGTGAGCGTCCATCCAACCACCCGGTTCGCATTAGCTGGCCGTCCGACGGTCGTCCACAACACGTCACCCAGATCCAGCGGAAAGCTGGTCGGCCACGACCGACGGTTGAAGTCAGCTCAGCGAGTACACGAGCACCGCGATGTTGGAGTCGCCGAGCTGGCCCGCGCTGGTCAGCCGCATCGGGCCTGGCGGCCGGACCGAGAAGGCGGGAACGCCCTCGACCAGGACACCAGCGCCGACCATCATGTGCAGCTCATCGACCAAGGCGGAGGCCAGCAGGCCGTTCCACGTCGTCAGGCTGCCGAAGACCAGCAGTGTGCCTCCCTTGCCTCCCTTGGCCTCGGCGATGGCGTCCCGTGCCTCATCCCGGCGCAGGATCCTGGTGTTCTCACGCCACGGGCCGGTCTCCTCCGCAGTCATGCTGTCGGAGATCACCAGGTGCTCCAGCTCACGATGCCGGCTCGAGATGGCCCGCTCGACCTCGGGCTGGGCGGGGTTGTCGACCACCTTAGGCCAATAGCTCACGAATTCGCGGTACGTCGTGGCGCCGGAGACCAGGGTGTCGGCAGCCCGCATGAGCTCGAGGTTGTAGTCACTGAAGGACGTGTCGAACGGCAGCGCCATCACGTCGCCGTCGGGACCGGACGCGTAGCCGTCCAGCGAGATCAGGTTGCTGACGATTAGCTTGCGCACCCTCACCTCCGAGGTATCTCACGCGGCGCCAGAAGTATGACGCCCAACCCTCCAGAGAATCATCTGCGTCCGATCTGTCGTCCACGACGGTCATGAACGCCTGACCGCCTCGAAGTGTCTACCGCAAGTAGCAACGCCCGACCGCGACACTTCAACCGTCGAACTTGACCGAGGACGTCCGCCGAGAGTAGAGAGAGTTCATCCAATCGGAGGGGGGAGTGCAATGAAGGACCTAACCGTCTCCCTCGAGGACCGACCCGGGACCCTCGCCGACCTGGGCGAGGCGCTCGGTAAGGCCGGTATCAACATCGAGGGGTTGTGCGTTGTCACCAGCGAGGGGCGTGCGATCGGGCACGTCCTCATCGAGGACGCTACGGCTGCGCGAACGGCGCTGGAAAGCGCCGGCATAAAGGTCGAGGGCGAGGCCGAGCCGCTCATCTGGGAGACACCACCGGATGCCGTCGACCGGCCCGGCGCGATGGGCGAGTCGGCCCGTATCGTCGCCAATGCCGGCGTGAACATCCAGCTGCTGTACCTCGCGACCAAGAACCGCGCCGTGTTGATCACGAGCGATAACATGAAAGCGGCCCAAGCGCTCGCCTGATTGGGTCTGGCTTCACTGCCGGCCGCCGTACGGTCGGTTAGTGGGGTCGCAATCGCTGGAGGAACGGGCATCCGAGGAATGGGGCTCGGATCCCGAGAACCTGTTGGGTTCTTTTCGATTCCAGTGAGCGCCGCCTCGTCCCGCCCTCGGCCCCGGGGAGAACTCGGCATTGTCCCGAAGGACCGGCCTCGGATTTATCATCCACTTGCAGGGAGAGCGGAGTGAACAAGTTCGTCGCCTTCATGATCGGGTTCGTGCTCGGCGGCGTGGTCGTCGGGGGGGCGATTTACTTGTCGGACACTCAGGACGATTCTCCTTCCGGGCCGATCGAGCAGACAGAGGTCTCTGGATCTCTACCTGCCGAAGACTCATCCACTCCCACTTCAAGCGGTACCGGCGATCCGAGCGCGTCCCCGACCGCCACCGTCCCCACTCCGGTGACCGAGGCAGATGAGCTTCGTCTCGACGGGCTCGGATCGATGACGATCGGAATGCACGTCGACGATGTCGAGCGTGCGACGGGGATGGAAGTCGATGTCTCATCGGACTTTTCCCCTCAGTGTCGATACGGGCAGTTGGTCGGCGGCCCCAACGACCTTTTCCTGATGTTCAGCCGACGAGAGCTGGTGCGGATCGACATAGGGACCGAGTCGGCGATCCAAACAGATACCGAGATTGGAGTGGGGAATCCAATCTCGGAAGTCGAAGACGCCTACGGCGATGAGCTCGAACACGAGCTCCATCCTTACCTGGGTGATCGCGGCAGCTACCTCATTTTCGATCCCCGACCCGAGGATGGCCTCTTGATCATCTTTGAGACCAACCGACGCAGCGTGACGTCCTTTCGTTCGGGATTCGATGAGCAGGTTCGTTACATCGAGGGCTGCGCCTAGACTCCTCGTTTCACGCCCGGAAGACGTGGTCGGGGTGGTGGAGACCCTCGCTGCGAGCCTCCGCACCCTCTCTCGCCTTGGTGGGCATCGTGTCGAGACCGCTGCCGTCCTTGTAACGCTCAAACCACCAGGGCCACCAGAGACGTGGCCGGCGCGCCGAGTTCCCTGGATTCCATCGACCGACGCCTCGTCCGGCCGTTCCGTCAATTTTGGTCAACGTGAATGCCGCGGCCGGTCTCCCTGGCAATAATCGCGAGGCAACGAGGCAGCGGCCGCCGCGAGTACGCGGCCTTTCGTTGTCTTCCGACTCCCGTACGCGTTGCCGGGGAGGGTCATGGCGGAGAGATTGGGGGAGCTGCGGCGATCGCTGCCGGCGTTGATCGCTTCGATCCCCGTCTTCATCGTCTTCTTCGCGGTGCTGGGGATCGTCCTGACGGCGGCGGGTCCTGAGGGACTCGACCTGACGGACGCCCAGACGAGCGGCTGGATTGCGGTGCTCTACGGGCTCCCCACGCTCATCGCGCTCGCCCTGACGGTCCGTTTGCAACAGCCCCTGCTCATCACCGGGAACATCTTCGCGATCATCTTCTTCGTGTCCCTCGGGGACACTCTCAGCTTCGCCGATCTGGCCGGCGCCTCAATGCTGGCGGGCGCGATCGTGTTGGTGGCGGCAGTGTTCGGGCTCACCCGTCGGATCGCGGCCTGGATCCCCGCACCCATCGTGTACGGCCTGATCGCCGGCGCGGTGATGCCCTTCGTCGTGAACGTGTTCACTTTCCTGAGCACCTCGCACGATGGCAACCGCCTCCCGTACGAGGTGCCGCTCATGGTGGGCAGCGCGCTGTTCGCGTACCTCCTGAGCCAACGCGTGCTCGGCACGCGTGTCCCACCGATTCTGCCGGCATTCCTCGCCGGGCTCGTGGTGGCGGCGGTTACCGGCCAACTCGGCGCCTTCCCGAGCTCGTTCACGCTGCCGAGCCTCGAGCTCGCACCCCCGTCGTTTTCGCTCAGCGCCATCGTTACCGCAACGCCGGTGCTCGTCGCGCTGCTAACGGTGCAGTCGAACATCCCCTCACTTATCTACATGCGGACGCAGGGCTTCACTCCCCCAGAGCGTGCGATCGACATCGTGAGCGGGGCCGGAACGATCGTCGGCTCGCTCTTCGGTCCCATAGCGGTCTCGCTGGCGCTCCCGCCAGTGCTGCTAACGGCCGGACCAGGGGCCGGTCTGCCGGCGATCCGCTACCGGGCCGTCTACCTACCGGTTGTTGCGGGCCTGTTGATCGCGTTCTTTGCCGGCACGGCCGCTGACCTCGCGGTGCTGGTGCCGTCGACATTGCTACTCACGATGGCCGGGTTGGCCCTGATCGGAGCCCTCGTGAGCGCGCTGAGAGAGATCACGCGCGGTCCGTTGGTCCTGGGCCCGATCCTCGCGTTCGCGATCGCGCTCTCGAACCTGACGCTCGCCGGATTGGGACCGTTCTTCTGGTCCCTCGTCCTCGGCGCCAGCATATCCCTACTGGTCGAACGGGACGGCTGTAGGCGGCTGCAGGTCGAGGCGGACTCCAAGGGACCGGTGGATCGGGCCGCGACGCCGAGAATTGATGGGAGCCTCGACTGCCAGGTCACCAAGCTATGAGGCGTCCGTTCACATCAGTCCCTCCAGGAAGATGATCGGAGTTCTTCGCATCCATCGATTGGAGGTGACGAATGTGTCGCTGCGTTGGACCCCTGAATGGCTCAGATCCTTTCAGCGAGACGGTCGCGCAAAATGCTCATGCCCGCGTGCACGGAGTCGCACAAGAGGTCGATCGATCCCTTGATATACACGTCCTTCTGCGTTCAGGAAGAGGTCAGCCACCGGCGAAAAGGTGGGTTGACCTGCGGCTTTGCTCGTGGGCGCTAGAGGATTCGAACCTCTGGCCTCTTCCGCGTCAAGGAACGGCAGGCATGACGACCGCCATGCCGCTGACCTGCGGATCCATCGAATGCGCTGGTCAGAGGACGTGACAGGTGAACCCGTTGGAACGTCGGAAACGGGTGAAACGGATGTGATGTGCCCAACGCGTGCCCAACGGCTGAGGCGCCAACGGGTGGGCGTATCGTTCGCCTCACCAGGCTTGAAGGGAGGCGGATGGTGAAGGAACCCAAGGATGAGGCCGCCATCTGGGAGCTCTACGAGAAGGAGATCCGGGCAGCACTCCTCGAGGAATCTCCATCCTGGAGCGCGCGTGAAGCGGTCAACATGCGTCTAGCAGAAACCTACGCGCAACTCGAGCCGTACCTCGAAGCACAGAGGACGCTCGCCATCCATGAGGGCTACCAGCAGGCTCTCAGCAGGGACACCCGGTCGCGCGGACTCTTTGATGCGGACGAGCCGTTGGCCGTCGAATTGAAGAAGGTCCGCGAGGAGATAACCGAGCAGCGCGACAAGATCGCTGATCTCGAGGAGCAGTTCAGGGACAAGCTACAACGTGTCCAAATGCTTCGGGCGCTGCGCGAGAGTCTACCCACCGCCGAGAACGGCGCCGATCGGGAACCGCCCTAGAGAGGATGCCCGAGCGGGAACGCCACATCCTTGAGCGAGCGGTCCGAATCGTTGCAGAGCAGGCCGCGAAGGCGGACGCACTCGTCGACGAGGCGATCGCTACCGGCCTCGATGGGTCACACCCCGTCACCCTCCAAGCGAAGATGCTCCGCCTCGAACTACTGAACGTAAAAGCTGGCCTCGACCGCGAACTAGGCCGGCTCGTACTTCATTGCTCCGACTGCGGGCGCACGGTTCACTGGGTCACGGGCTTGGGGAACGCTCCCGGTCACTGGGCTCACCGCGAACCAGCGCCGCATGGCGAACCCAACCTGTAGCTCGCTTCGCTCAAACTGGAAGTCCGTGCTTCGTAAGAACTCTCTCCCAAGCCGCTAATGCGCGCGCTCCGACATCGGAGAGCCTCTCCCACCGACCGTTCACCTCGATCATGAACACGTCAACCGGCCCGCCTCGGAGCGTGAAGGGAGGATTACCTCTCAATCCGGCACCGCCGCGCTGTGCGCCTGTATCAATAGTCTCAGTCTGGACCGATGTTCGACGCCGTTCGACGTGCTTCAGGCCATTGCACACGTCCCACACGAGTTGCACCGGGTGAGCAGGGTCACCGCGGCATTCTGTCTTCATCTCACCGGCGGCTGCCCCGGCCGCTGGTCGGTCATCCTTCTCGAGCCATTCCCGCAGCGGGGCGGCCGTGCAGACGAAGTTGATGGCGTCATCTGACGTCGCGGTTTTCGCTTCCTGAAGTCGCTGTAGATCTCGTCGAGCTTTGTCGAGCAGGTTCTTGTACGTCCAGCCTAGAAAGGCGGCAATCATCTGGTCAGCTTAGACAGGGCCCACACCGACATAGGCGATGCAGGGTTCGGGGCCCGGGCTACTCTTGGCGAATGATCTGTGGATCGATCACGATCGAGTCGGGGAGGAACGCGCGCATTCGATGCTTCGCGACGACGAGTCCGCCTTCTTGCGTGCGCTCCAGCAAATCCAACTCGATGAGTCGTCGCGCGTCGCGCCGAACGGTCTTCTCTGTCATGCGCGCGTACGTCTCCCCAAGCTCGGGCGAGAGATCGGGCAACTCGGACAACCGGAAGGCTGTCCCCTCCTGATACCTCGACATCGCGAGAACAACCTTCGCGAGTCGATGACCGAGCTCGCTAGGCAACGAGTCGACAACTTCGTAGATGTAGTTTTCCCACGCCACATCGAGCTGCGCCTCTTGGATGCGAGCGATCTGGGCGCGCAGTCCGTCGACGAACCCCTCCGTCGCGTACTCGATGAACTCGACGAGGTCGCCGCCATTGCGACTGACGCCCGCGAGCCGTTGGTAGTACCGCGAGCGTGTGAGGTTGTAGTGATTCGAGAGCAGATGCGCCGCCGGGAATGGCACTCCGTTGGAGAGGAGAATCTGGAACTCGAGGAGGCGGCCGGTCCTGCCGTTGCCGTCCCCGAAGGGGTGGATCAACTCGAAGTAGAGGTGGGCGCAGATCGCCTTGAGGATCACATACGTAAGGTGGACGTCCGGCTGATCTTCGGGGGGAGCGAACTCATCCCGGAGCCAGTCGAGCATCCGGCGCATGAGGTAGTCGAGGTCCTCCGCGGGCGCGCCTCGGTACGGTCCGGCGATGACCGAGTGCATCCGAAGCTCACCCGGAACGACCTCTGGCGGGAGCTCAAGGCCCTTAAGAACCACCCGGTTCCACTCGCTGATCGTCTCGAGAGTTGGATCGCTTGGCCCGTTGACTTTGAGATCGTCGGCGATCGAGTTGAACGCCCCGATCATGTTCTGGACCTCCACCTCGAGGTACTCCTGGGACCGTGGAAGGTCGAGGTCCCCCGTCTCGACGATCGCTCGGACCTGCTCCTCCGTAAGAGTGTTGCCTTCGATCGAGGTGGTCGCCCATGCACCCTTCGCGAGGTAGACACGATGGAGCTCCTCGGCGACTGCCGGTCGCAGCGGCACGCCGCGGATGTGCTCGACTTTGCTAGTCGCCTCCCCGAGCAGCATCCATAGCCGACCCCCGGCCGACCGGATGTCGACCTTGAACTTCAACCACGGATGTGACGTCTCATACGCTCTGGGCACTGAATCACCTTCTCCTGTCCCGGCACCTGTCCTGGTCATAGCTATGCTGACCAGGCATTATGCTCGATATCGGCCTCGCTTGGGTCGCTCTTGAGTCGGATTCTGCCGCATTCCGTGTCCCCAGCATAGAGCCTGTGTGTCCTACGACCGGATGCGGGTCAGTTCCCCCGTGCTCGGTTCGAAGGAACTCCTGGAGGGGCGGCGCACGACGCCGCCCCTAACTCGTCGGATGGGTGGCCGAAGCTGACCGGCGCGGCTTGTTAAGGCGGAGGAGGAAGCTCCATCTCTGCCGGCTGCGCAACCCCCAACCGCTCGGCAACATCCATGAAGCGTGAGTCCTCGGCGTAGATCCGCTCGAGATCCTTCTTCGCCATCGCCTTCTTCCGACTCGCTTCGTACGCCAGCGCGCGGACGTACCGGGCGGCTCGGAGAAGTTCGGGCGGTCGTTTCGTGCTCCTGAGCGCCTCCTTGGCGGCGGCGATCGCGGAGTCCAGCAGTCTGAGCTCGTACAAAGCGTTTGCGCGCAGCGCCACGAGCTCACACGTGGCGTCGTCCTGGTTGGAGAAGCCCTCGCTGACGCGAACAACCTCGTTCCAGGCCGACTCGCCGGTGTACAGCTCGGCGAGGGACAAGGCGAAGATCGGATCGGGGGCGACGGACCCAAGCGACTCAAGGAGTTCGATCGCATTTCTCGTGTCTCCGGTCTCCTGGTAGAGCTCCGCGAGCATCAGGGCCGCGCCGACCGGACTGATGGGGAGCTCCGCCACAACGCTCGATGTGACTTGTATCCGAGTCATCCCCGTGACGCCGTACTTGACCATGAGCGGATCGGGAAGCCCCACGGACGACGCGACGACGTCCTCAAGCGGATCGATCGCGTCTTTGTACCGCTCGAGCGCGATGAGCGACATGGCCGCGAAATACTCCTCGCCGACGTGCCGCTCGCTCGCGTCTCGAGCTCGGACGTCCTGGAGTAACCGGACGGCCTCTTCGTGGCGCCCTTGCATGTACGCCGTGACGCCCTGAACGAACAGCTTCTCCTCTTTTGGTGCGAGGAGGCCAGCCTTCGGGAACATTTGAACGGGAGGCGCGACCGTGCGAGATGAGCTGGAGCGAGCACGTGACGAGGTGCCCGCCCGTGAGTCCTTCCGGTAGTAGAGGCCCGTGCCAGGAATCCCGGCGGTCTTGGTGGTTCGACCCGACGAATGGACCGAGTAGCGGAGACCGGGGACGCCGGCCGAGACCCCGACCCCTGTCTTCGAGAGATTGAGACGTACGCCCTTACCGAGCCTCACTGACTTGTACAGGCGGAACCCCATAGGAGATCCCTTTCCGTAGCTCGCGCCCTTGTACGGCGTTCGGGGAGACCAGTCAAACCGGCGGCTCCGACCACCCCACAGGACCGGAAGTTATGTCGACGGCCGTGATCTCGCCTCTCCGATCTCGACGACATCGAAGGACTTCGGTGCGGCCCCCGTCTGCCGGTACAGCGCGTCGAGGCCATCGGCGGCTCCCTGGTCGAGACCCTCAAGCAGGTGTCCATAGACATCCATTGACACGCGGATCGACGCGTGGCCGAGGCGATCGGCGATCGTCTTCGGATGCTCCCTTCGCGCGATGAGCATCGCGGCGTGCGAATGCCGCATGTCGTGAAACCGAAGCGGCTCCCCCACGGACGCTCGCACAGCTGGCATCCAGAAGCGCTGCCTGAACGTGTTACGGCGAAGTGGTCCACTACCGGGCGCGGTGAACACGTATCCATCGGCTGGCTTGCCTTGGACTTCCGCGGCGAGCAGCTCTACCAGGAACGACGGCACCGAAATCGTCCGACGGGAACGCCGCGTCTTGCACGGCGAGACCACGATCTCGCCGCGAACCTCGTTGAGCGTCTCCTCGATGCGGATCTGTCGGCGCAGGAAGTCGATGCGTTCGACTCGTAACGCCGCCAACTCACCGAATCTTGCGCCCGTATATGCGGCAGTGAGAACGAGCGTGCGATACCGCGGATCGATCGCATCCGCGAGTCGAGTGATCTGCTCGGCGTCGAGGAACCGCTGCTCCGTGTGCTCGCCGTTCGGCAGGATCTCGCCGAGCTCGACGTCCTCGAGTGGTGATCGTGGGATCCACCGCTTCCTAGCGGCGTAGCGCATCACGCGGCCGAGGAGCTGGAACGCCTTTTGAATGGTTGACCTCGCGCAGCCTCGATCGACGAGAGACGCGAGCCAGCGTTCGACCGCGGTCTCTGAGATATCGCGGATCGGAACGTCTGCGAACGTGGGAAGCACGAGGCTGTTCATCACCGACTCGTCGCGTGCCCGCGTCGAGGTTCGGCGGCCGGCGCTCGTCGTCTTGACGATCTCAGCGACGTCGGCGAACGCTCGACGGCCGTCGCGTGCCGTTGGCGTCGACTCGTTCCGCCGGCGGCGACTGTCCTCGTCGTGCAAGTGATCACGGGCGGCGCCGAGCGTCTGGTGCGACTTCTTGTGTGATCGACCCGCTGCGTCGCGCCACCGCGCAAACCAACGATCTATCTCGACCGGCTCGCCGATCTGAACGCCACCGCGCTCGACCTCGCGACGAAGCAGCGTCATGGCCTCCGTCGCCGTCGGACATGCACGCCGATGCTCTTGGCCAGCGGCGTCTCGCCAACGGGCCTCGACCATCCGGCTGATACGCGGATCACCTCTGCGTGCCACGACTGTCTCCTTTCCGTGATCGGCTGCTCGATGGTTTCTTCGCCTTGGTCACCGTGGCGTCAGCCGAGAGTCGGGCGTGCTTCCTCGGAGTCGGCCCGGCCGCGGCGAGGTGCACCGTTCCTGACGCCTTGCCCTTGCCAGCTCTCGTCAGTAGTCCGAGCTCGCGCGCTCGCGAGACGTACTTCGCGGCTCGGCCGTAGGAGACACCGAACGCCCGCTCGACTGCCCGCGTCGGCGCCTCGCCTTTGCGTCGCGCCTCTGCGTACACCGCGGCGACTCGGATCCAGTGATCGGCGCCCAGCCGTGTCAGGCCCGACTTCGTGAGCCGCCGCTCGAGTTCCTCCCGGGCGGCCTCGTCGTCTATCTCCGCCATCCCGACGCCTGCGCGCAGGAGAGCACCTCGCGCGCGGCCAATCAGCGAGGCGACATTCAGTCGACGGACAGCTGTCGTCGTCAACGGCCGGCGCTTCCGGCCCGCCACGGGCGAAATCGTGAGACCGACAGGCTCGAGCCGGTCCTCTATCCAGTCGAACTGGAACAGAAGCGCCCAGTCTCTCTCCGTGTGTTTCACGCTCAGCGCCTCGGCGTCGGCATCCACGGCGACGAGAGTACCGAAGGGGGAACGGTTAGGCAAGAGGTATCCCTATAGGTGCCTACCCCTCACTTGCCAGAACTAGCCAGGGGTAGGGGGTGGCACGTGCTCCCCCCCCATCTTTACCCTCGCTCTCAGCATGACCACCAAGCGATTGCTCGAGTTGGCAAAGGTCCGCGAGCTAGCGGTGAGCGGCGAAGCCAAGCGACTACGCGAGAAGGTCGGCCACCTGTCACTTGCTGAGGTCGCCGACCTCTGCGGCGTCTCTCCTGTGTCCGTGTGGCGATGGGAGCAAGGCGAAAAGCGTCCTCACGGAACGCCCGCGATTCGATTCCTCCGTCTGCTTGAGCAGCTTCGAGATCAGGAGGGCCTGTATGTCTGACGCCACTGCAACACGAGCCGTCACCGACGACGACCCGGAGAACGATCAGAACGACGACCTCTCCGACGGCGGGCAGCAGGACATGGACACGGGAACGACCCTCGGCCCGAACGCGACGCGGGAAGAATACGAAGCCGCGTCGCCGGCCGAGCAACGCCGGTTTGACGCTGACCACACTGACCGCCTCGGCGAGTGGACTGAGGAAGACCGTCAACGATCCGAGGCCGTCAGCTTCGACGACGAGGCGATTGAGCGCGAAGCCGCTGCGATCGACGAGGTGTTCGACGACGTCGCCGTCGGGCGGCTAGTTGAAGAGGCCATGCAGCTCGAGCAAGGCGCTCGCGATGGCACTGTCGTCTTCCAGGATGCGGAAGAGCGAACGAAGTACGAAGCCGCGATCATGAGCGTCACGGCGTCCGGCTCGCTGGGAGCTCACCCAACGTTGTCGGACGGGTCCTCTCGATTCAGCGCGGACCCGGAGTATCTAGCCGCCGTCCGTCGCCTCGCCGCGATGACGACGCTCATTCAACAGGCGCTTCCGGCGGCCGAGCTCATGGGTGGCGTCCATCGAGTCGAACGTCCCGATCAGTTCGGCAACGTCGACGTGTTCATCGGTGGACGATTTGTGGAGCGCGTCACGCCGGAGCAAGCCGCGGAGCGCGAAGAGGCACAGCGCCGCGACGAAGAGGAACGAGCCAAGTTCCCGTACGGACAGCCCGACAGGCTCGGCGTTGTCACGCTCTCACCCGACGATGTTCGAGCCTGGCCCGGAGGCCGGTGGCTCGAGTTCGGTCGACGATTTCCCGACCTTCAAGACGCGCTTTTGAAGGGCAATGCGATCCGTTTCACACCGCCCCGAGAGGAGGGCTAGCGCATGGGCAACACCGTCAAAGGCGCCACCGTTCGTTCGCGGACGATCGAGAACGACGAAGAGGTGCAGGTCTCCTCTCTCGACAGAGGCGAGGTTCCGACCGTCGCGTTTGCTTCGTTCGGCACGAGCCCCGCGTTGACGTCGATGCGGGGAGGTTCCGGCCGGTTCCGGATGCGCGTGACAAGCGGGACCGGCACTCCAGCGATCGCCGCGAACAATATCCAGATCACGTGTGGATTCGCCCCGCGCAAGGTGTTCCTCGACGCGGGGACGCAGGCGCCCGGGTTCTACGTCGCGTCCATCTCGGGGAACGTCATCAACATCGGCACGAAGGTCGCGCCGGCGGCGTCGACCGCCTTCGACTTCGAGCTCGTCGTGTTGCCGTAAGAGGGAGGAGTCGTGGGACTCGCATGCAGAACGTGCCGCGGAATGGGACGACTGAGGGATGGCTCTGACTGTCCCGTCTGCGTCGGCGGACAGCCGGATCCGTTCCCGCCGCGCGAGGTTTTGAACGATACGAACCAGTTCCGTCCGCCGATTCGACACGCTCGCGACTTGGGACCGAGCGAGGCAACACCGAGCGGCAACACCGTCGCCGGCGCGCTCGCTGCACCGGATGAACCGAGCGGGAGCGCTGACGATCGGTGATCGCTACGTACGACATTAGACCCGGCGAGCTTGCGGTCCGCGCTTCTCGTCGAGTGGCCTGTTCTTCACCGCTCCGCGCCGACGTCTTCGGCAGACACTTCATCGTCCTCCTCGACCGCGGCGTCGTCTACCTGCTTGACGAGCTGTTGGCAGAGGACTTCGCGAAGCAGGATCCGCGGGTGGTCATCGTGCCCGCCGATCGCGGCAGCCTGCCAGCGATCTTGCAACCAAGCGAACGTAGAGACGCTCAACGATGGATGCGTGGCGAGCTCCGAGCTGTGGGGGCGTCGCGTTGACGCGGCTGCTCAACCTCGGTGAGGTCGCCACCCGTCTGAGCGTCAGCAAGACGACCGCCTGGAGACTGCTCAAGAGCGGCGCCATCCCCTCCATCGAGGTGACAAGCAAGCTCCGCCGCGTCGATGAACGCGACCTCGAGCGGTTCATCGACGAACGGCGCGGACGAGCGGATCACGCCGACGTAGTCCCGCTCTCGAACCGGACAGCGTGATGGCGCGATCACGCAACAGTCGCGGACTCAAGCTCCTCCGTGAAGCCGAACGTCGCGAACGTCGTGACGCACGGCGAGCGGAGCGATTGCTACGAGCTGAGGACGCACGGCACCGCAGAACCGCGGGAGATCAGCAACAGAGCGGGAAGGAATCGTGAGCACCGACGTCGACGTTCTCGCCCGCGTCCGTCGTTACCGCGAGGCCGCACGCATAGCCGTTCGTGCGGACGCGTCGTTCAAGGATCGATGCCTGGCGCTCCTCGACATCGCCGATATGGCGCGCGAAGAGGAAGACGTCACGATCCGCACTTGGGCGGAGCGAGCGATCTGGGAGGAGTCGAAGGCGTTCCTCGGGATGGACGACGCCGAGCCCGAGCTTCCTCATCCGAGCTACGAGCAGCGCGTGCGTCGGCTGCGAGCGCAAGGTCTCGTCGCCTGTCGCGAGTGTCTCCATCCATTGCCGACGGACGAAGAGCTCGAGCGGTGGAGTCGCCTCCGTCGGGACTACACCGAACTGCGAGAGGCGCGCGAACAGGCAGTCGAGTCGTGAGAGATCCCGTTGCCGTGACGGCGCACCTGGAGAAGTTGAAGAGCAGCGCTCTTGAGATCCTCGGCCTCGAAGAAGTCATCGACCGTGTCGACCGGTCTGGCGCTCCGCGCTTTCTCGTCGAGGGATTGTGGCCCGCTGACGCGTACGGCGTATTGGGTGCCGAGGACAAAGCCGGCAAGACATGGGCTGCGCTCGACCTCGGCGTCTCG
This region of Actinomycetota bacterium genomic DNA includes:
- a CDS encoding helix-turn-helix domain-containing protein, whose protein sequence is MTTKRLLELAKVRELAVSGEAKRLREKVGHLSLAEVADLCGVSPVSVWRWEQGEKRPHGTPAIRFLRLLEQLRDQEGLYV
- a CDS encoding helix-turn-helix domain-containing protein, coding for MDAWRAPSCGGVALTRLLNLGEVATRLSVSKTTAWRLLKSGAIPSIEVTSKLRRVDERDLERFIDERRGRADHADVVPLSNRTA